The genomic region ATGACGCTGGCCAAAGGCTTGGGTTCCGGCGTTCCTATCGGCGCTTGTGTTGCCCGTGGTGCGGCTGCGGATGTATTCAAGCCTGGCAATCACGGTTCCACATTTGGCGGCAATCCTCTGGCGTGTGCTGCCGGTCTGGCGACATTGCAGGCATTGGAAGACGAAAATCTGCTGGCGAATGCCAACAGCATCGGCGCAGCGCTGGTTGCCGGATTTGAACGTGAGCTGGCGGGTGTCGCGGGTGTGAAAGCGATACGTGGCGTTGGCATGATGATAGGCATAGAGCTTGACCGGCCGTGCGGCGAGCTGGTGAAGATGGCGCTGGCGGCGCATTTGTTGATTAACGTGACGGCGGATAATGTGATTCGTCTGGTGCCGCCACTGATTATGAATGCGGATGAGGCGGCGCAATTGATCAGCGGCTTAAGTCCGATTATTCGCGAATTTCTGACCGGGACCGCCGTATGAAACCTATCAAGCATTTTTTGCAGTTTCAGGATCTGACGCGTGACGAGTATGAGTATATTTTTGCCCGGGCAAAAATCATCAAGGCGCGATTCAAGAATTATCAGACCTACCATCCGCTGCTGGATCGTACTCTGGCGATGATATTCGAGAAACAGTCGACGCGGACCCGCTTGTCGTTTGAGGCAGGAATGCATCAGCTGGGCGGTTCGGCGATTTATCTGAATACCCGCGATACCCAGCTGGGTCGCGGCGAGCCGGTGGAAGATGCGGCTGAAGTCATTTCGCGCATGGTCGATATCGTGATGATACGTACCTTTGAGCAGGACATCATCGAACGTTTTGCCGCGCATTCGCGCGTTCCGGTGATTAACGGCCTGACCAACGAATATCATCCCTGCCAGATCATGGCGGATATCTTTACTTATATAGAGCGCCACGGCTGCATCAAGGGTAAAACCGTGGCCTGGGTAGGCGACTCCAATAATATGTGCAACACCTGGCTGCAAGCCGCGGTGGCGCTGGATTTTAAT from Sulfuriferula sp. AH1 harbors:
- the argF gene encoding ornithine carbamoyltransferase — protein: MKPIKHFLQFQDLTRDEYEYIFARAKIIKARFKNYQTYHPLLDRTLAMIFEKQSTRTRLSFEAGMHQLGGSAIYLNTRDTQLGRGEPVEDAAEVISRMVDIVMIRTFEQDIIERFAAHSRVPVINGLTNEYHPCQIMADIFTYIERHGCIKGKTVAWVGDSNNMCNTWLQAAVALDFNVHVSTPPGYEVEPERAGLYDTSHYESFADPMEACRGADMVTTDVWTSMGFEAENEERKRDFQDWQVDAEMMQVAAPDALFMHCLPAHRGEEVAAEVIDGPQSVVWDEAENRLHTQKALMEYLLLGKVE